The following are encoded together in the Lentisphaerota bacterium genome:
- a CDS encoding four helix bundle protein, which translates to MTTLFDKSGGYRKLASFSFATLIHLATIRFCKRFIPYKDDPLGKTTGQMVGAARSGRQNIIEGSERAATSKETEMKLTDVARASLGELLGDIEMFLAERDSIPWSVRSEEHRAVSALNFDSFVHTDDLLHDYWTWFHGERKAFAPWLDHEDPVVVANALLILIRRAMAMLGGQIRHQGEAFLEEGGFRERLTQCRVEARAAAPDTLAPPCPECGKTMIQRTARKGSHAGQPFWSCPAYPDCRGTRPIEKP; encoded by the coding sequence ATGACAACCCTCTTCGACAAATCCGGCGGCTACCGCAAGCTCGCTTCCTTCAGCTTCGCCACGCTCATCCACCTCGCCACCATTCGCTTTTGCAAGCGCTTTATCCCGTACAAGGATGATCCGCTCGGCAAGACCACCGGTCAGATGGTCGGGGCCGCCCGCTCGGGCCGCCAGAATATCATCGAGGGCTCGGAGCGCGCCGCGACTTCGAAAGAGACCGAAATGAAGCTCACCGATGTCGCCCGCGCCAGCCTCGGAGAGTTGCTGGGCGATATCGAGATGTTTCTGGCCGAGCGCGACAGTATTCCGTGGAGCGTCCGATCCGAAGAGCACCGCGCCGTGAGCGCCCTCAACTTCGACTCTTTTGTCCATACCGATGACCTGCTCCACGACTACTGGACCTGGTTTCATGGCGAAAGGAAGGCGTTCGCCCCGTGGCTTGACCATGAGGACCCGGTCGTGGTCGCCAATGCGCTGCTCATCCTCATCCGCCGAGCCATGGCCATGCTCGGCGGCCAGATCCGCCACCAGGGCGAGGCATTTCTGGAGGAGGGCGGCTTCCGCGAGCGCCTGACCCAATGCCGCGTCGAAGCGCGCGCCGCCGCACCAGACACCCTCGCGCCTCCTTGTCCCGAGTGCGGTAAAACCATGATCCAACGCACCGCCCGCAAAGGCTCCCACGCCGGCCAGCCCTTCTGGAGCTGCCCCGCCTACCCCGATTGCCGCGGCACACGCCCGATCGAAAAACCCTGA